From Erigeron canadensis isolate Cc75 chromosome 5, C_canadensis_v1, whole genome shotgun sequence:
CTCTGCAGATACATTTGAtggacattattaatattctcTCTTCAAGCAATTACGATTGTATATATCTCCGTAGACTTGTTTTCATTTCTGTAACAGTTACAGCTTTGTCTGGGCCTCTATCCGTTAAAAAGGCCAATTGTAAGtgttaaaaattgttttttgatattAAGATTATTTTGTAAACGAAGAGCAAAGAATGCACATACGACATTAAGGAAAAGTTTGTGCATACCAGAGCTTTGCTTAGTTGTGAAAACAAAATACTTATGTATCTTTGATGTAAATCCCATTGCCCCTGATTGATTTGCAGAAATTTCCCATTTCTTCTGCAATTCCAGTAACTTCTGAAGTAAGCCCACAACCTCAGCTATGGTGGGTCGTTCTTTTGGAATACTAATCAAACAACGATATGCAATTTGGGCAAACTGTCTTAAACATTTGGGAGAAATTGTTCCTTGAATTTTAGAATCAGCCAtttgttcaaattttttttctgtCACATATTTTTGAGCCCATCTCACCAGACTGCATTGCTCCTCACCATACTTTATGTCAACTGGAAGCCTTCCGGATAGCAACTCAAACAATACGACCCCAAATGCATATACATCTGTTTTTCTTGTCAGTTGTGTGGTATAGAAAAACTCAGGATCTAGATAGCCTAGTGTACCTTTAACACTGGCCTCAATACAAGACAATGATTGATTAGTAGGGCCTATTTTTGATAACCCGAAATCTGAAAGCTTGGCTGCCAAATTCTCATCCAAAAGAATATTCGAACTCTTTACATCACGATGTATAATTCCTTGCTGAGTGCCAAAACCGGTGTGAAGGTAGTCTAATCCACGACCTGCACCTATGGCTATTTTTAGTCTTTGAACCCAACTAAAAGGTATTGCAGCCTTGTGTAGCTGATCGTGTAAGGTTCCATGCGGCATATACTCATAAACAAGTATCATCTCCTTGTTATCGTCACAAAAGCCCATCAGAGAGACCAAGTGACAGTGACGTAGCTTTGAAAGAATCTCAATTTCAGCCTTAAACTCTGGTGCACCTTGGTTAGACATTGAATTTAACCGCTTGATAGCCACAACATGATTAGTTTCTTCGATAGAAATACTACCTTTGTATACCTTTCCGAATCCTCCCTCTCCGATGACCCGTTCATCATCAAAGTTGTTAGTTGCAGCTTCAATATCTGCAAGAGAAAAACGGTGACATGGGATTGCTGAAGCTGATGATGACGTGTCATCAGCCTGACCAGATGCATACTGCATAATCCTGGTTTGGTTATTCAGATATGTACTTTGGAACTTAATTGATAGGATGTAAACAATTTGTGTTCCTTATAAGTTTCAATACGATGGAGACAAGCATTGACTACAATAATTTCAGGGGCTGCAGATGATGAAATTTTAAAGCAGCTTTTATAAAGTCAACTTCAACAATATAAGGTGCAATAAAAAAGTCTCAACCAAAGCAACAGATTCAAGCACACCGCGTGCAGAAATCTACaaggtatgtatatatgtgtgtatgaaGAGGAAGAAGTAAAGAAGAGGTGTTGTGTGTGTCGGTAACTAATGTGTCGACTAGGAAGAAATAAGGAAGAGGTCACAGCTAGGAGACGTTTAACCGGTTCAAAGATGCTCAACCTGAGGTTAGTAAAGAACTTATGACATTTTTTTAGAAGTCAACTATCAGATGCAGCTACTGAATATCttgagattattttttttagaagtcAACTATCCACAACGGTAGGTGCAAGGAAAAATGCAGAAATATTATCTATACTAATATAGTAAAAGATTGGATTGGATTGGAGGTGAATATGCATTAGATATGGAGACAGTATTTTAAATGGGaggtgatattagtaccaccaAAGTTAATAGAGTTACCACACACTACAAGATTTATAGTAGACTGTACAAACATATAATGCATAAATGTGGTAACTCAATAAAATTTTATGGTAGTATTATCGATTCTCATTTTAAATGCATAAATAACTACTTGTATTTAAAAATGAATAACTTATGCTAGATACATAGATATGGTCAATATTAATTATGTACAGATAACAGAAATTCTTGTCATTGCATGGATCTTACAATGTCAAATTTTAATAGTTGCACCATGGCATGTATAGAAaccattttctttctcaattttaTTTAACCGAGTTTTGCAAATGTGTGTCTAGAAAAGTGTATGTGATCATATGATTACGATTACCACATTCCGTTATTGAAATATACGGTAGTAATCATTTGATCATTGTTGCTTAAACTCGATTCATCTTTTCACCGTTGATTTAGTCTACAGAGTATCATAGCATATCAATGGTGGTCGATTTTGTTGTTATAGTTGATTTTGTCTACATTGTAGTATATAGACATTGATTGATACATCATACATATGAAGGCTTCAAGCTTTAATTATCTAAAATTTCGCCGGTCTCTTCTGAGATAATCCATTCTGTAAGCCCACAACTGCTCTCCCACCATTTTCATATCTGGCCGGTACGCCCCTGATGGGGCAGCACATTGAAAAGCTAAATCGACCATATTTTCAAAGATTTTATAATCCACGGATTCTTTCATTTGAGGATCAACCAAATCGAATATACGATTTTCTTTGAACTTCTCAAACGCCTGGAAACAAACACCAAAACAATCACGGACTATAGCCTATaggtatttaaaaaaaaaaaactgaacaaAGTTTTCAGCCCATTAAGACTCTTCACATTTTCAACTTTCTAGTATGTAACCCAACCCTTCCAATCTACCCCTTACTTAATTACCTTCTAGTCCATCACTTCAATACTAATTTCCTAAACTAGCCCAAATAATCTTAAATTCACCCATATCATGGATTGAGCCCTGAATTTCATCCCGAATTCCCGACAGTCATGAGTCTACCAGATGAACTAACCCCACATTGACATGTACATCGTTGTTTACTACGAGAATGGTAGAGAAAATTGATCAAAGGTCTCCTCTCTTCCTATTTCTATTTTTTGGGAATAGTTCCATCTCGAATGGGGCTCAAGCCTATTATGTCATGAAGTGATATCAAACGTCGAAAAAAAAGTGATTCATATGCCTAGCTAGATACACAGGGGTGTTAGAAGAAGTTGAAACTAACCCATCTTATTGTCACTTTCTCCTCTGGAGATCTCCTCGGCTGAATGGGCCGCCGGCCCGTCAGAATTTCTATGAGTAAAACACCGAAAGAGTAGACGTCGCATTTTGTGGTGAGTTGGCTGGTTCTCATATACTCGGGGTCAATGTAACCGAGTGTGCCCTTTATTTTAGGCACACGAGTTGTTGTATTATTAGTCTCTGCATTTTCAAGTCGTGAGAATCCAAAATCGGCCACTTTTG
This genomic window contains:
- the LOC122601002 gene encoding receptor-like protein kinase FERONIA, whose protein sequence is MQYASGQADDTSSSASAIPCHRFSLADIEAATNNFDDERVIGEGGFGKVYKGSISIEETNHVVAIKRLNSMSNQGAPEFKAEIEILSKLRHCHLVSLMGFCDDNKEMILVYEYMPHGTLHDQLHKAAIPFSWVQRLKIAIGAGRGLDYLHTGFGTQQGIIHRDVKSSNILLDENLAAKLSDFGLSKIGPTNQSLSCIEASVKGTLGYLDPEFFYTTQLTRKTDVYAFGVVLFELLSGRLPVDIKYGEEQCSLVRWAQKYVTEKKFEQMADSKIQGTISPKCLRQFAQIAYRCLISIPKERPTIAEVVGLLQKLLELQKKWEISANQSGAMGFTSKIHKYFVFTTKQSSGMHKLFLNVVCAFFALRLQNNLNIKKQFLTLTIGLFNG